One genomic region from Chthonomonas calidirosea T49 encodes:
- a CDS encoding DUF6062 family protein, producing the protein MSHSLFTSTFRLACSQPCCPFCWMQDEDERRYLRSLLHEYTLAPDIHARLSASAGFCLRHAQMLVETEWAMERDGLGTATLYESVLRQLEAVTALALETSSKRPMLRKSEPDETIRRILATLRPQETCLACQHGRQNEQFALKSWVEYLLEEGLEANLAQTYLQAWGVCFPHLLRLLEQRPSLEVARWLLSDFQSKLRQRSERLEAYIHKHDVHHRHELREEERLAWIEAVALTVGDFHKNLRGVL; encoded by the coding sequence GTGAGCCACTCGCTCTTCACCTCCACATTTCGCCTGGCCTGCAGCCAGCCGTGTTGCCCTTTCTGCTGGATGCAAGACGAGGATGAACGGCGCTATCTACGCTCCCTCCTTCATGAGTACACGCTCGCGCCCGATATTCATGCGCGTCTGTCGGCCTCCGCCGGCTTTTGCCTGCGTCATGCACAGATGCTTGTCGAAACAGAGTGGGCCATGGAGAGAGATGGTCTAGGCACAGCAACCCTCTATGAAAGCGTGCTGAGGCAACTAGAAGCCGTGACGGCACTGGCGCTCGAAACCTCCTCGAAGCGCCCGATGCTCCGCAAATCGGAACCAGATGAGACGATCAGGCGCATATTGGCAACGCTACGCCCGCAAGAAACCTGTCTAGCATGCCAACACGGTCGCCAAAATGAGCAGTTTGCACTGAAAAGTTGGGTCGAGTATCTCTTGGAAGAGGGGCTTGAGGCCAACTTAGCCCAAACCTATCTGCAGGCGTGGGGCGTCTGTTTTCCGCATCTACTGCGCTTGTTAGAACAAAGACCCTCCTTGGAGGTTGCCAGGTGGTTGTTGAGCGACTTTCAAAGCAAACTCCGGCAGCGTTCTGAGCGATTGGAAGCCTACATTCATAAGCATGACGTACACCATCGCCACGAGCTAAGGGAGGAGGAACGCCTTGCATGGATAGAGGCCGTTGCGCTAACGGTGGGCGACTTCCATAAAAACCTCAGAGGTGTTCTATGA
- a CDS encoding DUF6062 family protein: MLKRLRLGAAWRNIASLVQWRLRKRRVDKHLLFYDLFSAVQQPGCPLCRLVADAGARRLAYLFHEEVNDPPTRLRLRASLGFCPRHARQSAHPGNALGLAIIYKDLAERALERLQSRDRSLFQQGCPECEEEQRDEERFTQALAISLLEPELQSAYLKGDGLCMPHLQLVGRWAPPESWRFLQRAEQERLHRLAEELGEFIRKNDYRFKDEPMGSERNVWLRALCKLSGLQHKEGDAL; the protein is encoded by the coding sequence ATGTTAAAAAGGCTGCGTCTTGGTGCCGCCTGGCGGAACATCGCCTCTTTGGTGCAATGGCGTCTCCGAAAGCGCCGTGTGGATAAGCATCTTCTGTTTTACGATCTCTTCTCTGCAGTCCAGCAGCCAGGATGTCCCCTCTGCCGTCTCGTTGCCGATGCTGGGGCGCGTCGCCTCGCTTACCTCTTTCATGAGGAGGTAAACGACCCGCCCACACGGCTACGACTGCGCGCTTCCCTCGGTTTTTGCCCACGACATGCCCGACAATCCGCCCACCCTGGAAACGCGCTTGGCTTGGCTATCATCTATAAAGACCTGGCGGAACGCGCTTTAGAACGCCTTCAAAGCCGAGATCGCTCCCTCTTTCAGCAAGGTTGCCCAGAATGTGAGGAGGAGCAGCGCGACGAGGAGCGCTTTACGCAAGCCCTTGCTATCAGCTTGCTCGAACCCGAACTGCAATCGGCCTACCTCAAAGGGGATGGGCTGTGCATGCCCCATTTACAGCTGGTTGGTCGCTGGGCCCCGCCGGAAAGCTGGCGTTTTCTGCAGAGGGCGGAGCAAGAGCGCTTGCACCGACTGGCCGAAGAGCTTGGCGAGTTCATTCGTAAAAACGACTATCGTTTTAAAGACGAGCCGATGGGCTCCGAGCGTAACGTGTGGCTGCGTGCGCTTTGTAAGCTTTCAGGCCTGCAGCATAAGGAGGGAGATGCACTGTGA
- the gmk gene encoding guanylate kinase, whose amino-acid sequence MGDDEPTSEALLLPPRRRGNLLVVSGPSGVGKDTLIEKVLNQTPGVVRSISATTRPPREGERDGQDYFFLSSQQFEEAIKEGKFLEYARYGSYYYGTPRAPVEQQLQQGLDVVLKIEVQGALQVKRLFADAILIFIAPPSLQELRRRLTQRGTESEERIEERLRIALEELAAWPRYDYYVVNDFVETACEGLRAIVLAERLRIRNA is encoded by the coding sequence ATGGGAGACGACGAACCAACCAGCGAGGCGCTTTTGTTGCCGCCCCGGCGGCGTGGGAACCTTCTTGTGGTATCTGGCCCCTCCGGAGTAGGGAAAGATACCCTTATTGAGAAGGTTCTGAACCAAACGCCCGGGGTCGTCCGCAGCATCAGCGCCACAACACGCCCACCGCGCGAGGGAGAACGAGACGGCCAAGACTATTTCTTTCTCTCTTCGCAGCAGTTCGAAGAGGCCATCAAGGAGGGAAAGTTTTTGGAATATGCGCGCTACGGAAGCTACTATTACGGAACCCCTAGAGCGCCGGTGGAACAGCAACTTCAACAGGGCTTAGACGTCGTATTGAAAATCGAGGTGCAGGGAGCCCTTCAGGTAAAGCGGCTATTTGCGGATGCGATCCTGATTTTTATAGCTCCGCCCTCTCTGCAAGAGCTGAGGCGTCGCCTGACTCAAAGAGGGACAGAGAGCGAGGAGCGCATCGAAGAGCGACTTCGCATCGCCCTTGAGGAGCTGGCGGCTTGGCCGCGCTACGACTACTATGTGGTCAACGACTTCGTGGAAACGGCCTGCGAGGGACTCCGTGCTATCGTCCTCGCCGAACGCTTAAGGATACGAAACGCATGA
- the coaBC gene encoding bifunctional phosphopantothenoylcysteine decarboxylase/phosphopantothenate--cysteine ligase CoaBC, which produces MSTEETWLAGKSILLGVTGSIAAYKAADICSRLGKLGADVHVVLTAAAAQFVGPATFRALTRNPVLTDVFEEPHARRIAHIELAQSADLVLVAPATADILAHMAHGFADDMLTTCLLAVPTSTPLLVAPAMNTVMWQHPATQANLRLLQERGVHMIEPEYGLLACQDVGVGKLAEPDTIVRRVVDTLLPLRDYTGVHVLVTAGPTREPLDPVRFLSNRSSGKMGYAIAERAQRRGAKVTLISGPTSLAVPPGVNVVWVETSHEMLAACQSHFQMCDLFIAAAAVSDYTPAQRAPHKLKKSERDGDIVLTLRPTPDILATLARQKGPHQVVVGFAAETENLLEHARHKLEAKQLDLIVANDVTQEGAGFEKDTNVVTLLWPDGRQEPLPLLPKSAVADRLLTAVRPLLKARPLEPDAGT; this is translated from the coding sequence ATGAGCACCGAAGAGACGTGGCTTGCGGGAAAGTCGATTCTTTTAGGGGTTACCGGAAGCATCGCCGCCTATAAAGCGGCCGATATCTGCAGTCGTCTCGGGAAACTGGGGGCCGACGTGCACGTGGTTCTTACTGCAGCAGCGGCGCAGTTTGTTGGGCCGGCCACCTTTCGCGCCCTCACCCGTAATCCCGTCCTTACCGACGTGTTTGAGGAGCCTCATGCGCGCCGCATTGCCCATATTGAGCTGGCACAATCGGCCGATTTGGTGTTGGTGGCACCGGCCACCGCCGATATTTTGGCGCACATGGCTCACGGTTTTGCCGATGACATGCTCACCACCTGCCTTCTGGCCGTGCCTACCTCTACGCCGCTCCTTGTGGCTCCGGCCATGAACACGGTGATGTGGCAGCATCCGGCCACACAGGCCAATCTACGCCTCTTGCAAGAGCGTGGAGTTCACATGATCGAACCGGAGTATGGCCTGCTTGCCTGTCAGGATGTAGGTGTCGGCAAGCTTGCCGAGCCGGACACCATTGTTCGGCGCGTAGTGGACACGCTGCTCCCGCTGCGCGATTACACGGGCGTTCATGTTTTGGTGACAGCCGGTCCCACACGTGAGCCACTCGACCCCGTGCGATTCCTCTCTAACCGATCGAGCGGCAAGATGGGCTACGCCATCGCGGAGCGCGCCCAGCGCCGTGGGGCAAAGGTCACCCTGATCAGCGGCCCCACCAGCCTTGCTGTGCCGCCTGGCGTTAACGTGGTTTGGGTAGAGACCTCCCACGAGATGCTTGCAGCGTGCCAAAGCCACTTCCAGATGTGCGATCTCTTCATAGCCGCAGCTGCCGTTTCGGACTATACCCCGGCACAAAGGGCACCCCACAAGCTCAAAAAATCGGAGAGAGATGGCGATATCGTTCTCACTCTACGCCCCACCCCCGATATTTTGGCCACGTTGGCTCGGCAAAAAGGCCCCCACCAGGTCGTGGTGGGTTTTGCTGCCGAAACAGAAAACCTGCTAGAGCACGCCCGTCATAAGCTTGAGGCAAAGCAGCTCGATCTCATTGTTGCCAACGACGTCACCCAGGAAGGGGCCGGTTTCGAGAAGGACACCAACGTGGTGACGCTGCTGTGGCCGGATGGGCGTCAGGAGCCGCTACCTTTGTTGCCGAAAAGCGCTGTGGCCGACCGGCTTTTAACGGCGGTGCGCCCGCTCCTTAAAGCGAGGCCTTTAGAACCCGATGCCGGCACCTAA
- the rodA gene encoding rod shape-determining protein RodA, protein MLERRLRKNLDWPLLLFTSLLTVVGLVVLYSVTHADPSPAYKKQILWMVLGYGGLIAATWIDYHIYQRTARHFYVVNLLLLTLVLIFAHKTNGAARWIRIAGFEFQPSETAKLFTILTLGTYLTRHQETIGSWRTLLASLGHILIPTLLIFKQPDFGTSLVLVAIWAGMVFLAGADPRKIGVLALTGVALFALVWHSNKIIRPYQKERLTIFLDPQADPSGSGYHVVQARIAIGSGRIWGKGLLHSTQVKGGFIPEKQTDFIFTDIGEELGLVGGIGVILLYGGLLWRGYKIIAEVDEDTYGKLVATGVVTMIAFHVVVNIGMNVGIVPVAGVPLPLISAGGSNVLVTLFSIGLLESISVHKHQLLF, encoded by the coding sequence ATGCTAGAAAGACGCCTGCGAAAGAACCTGGATTGGCCTCTTTTGCTGTTTACATCTCTTCTAACGGTTGTGGGACTTGTTGTCCTCTACAGCGTTACCCATGCCGATCCAAGTCCCGCCTATAAAAAGCAGATTCTGTGGATGGTATTAGGATATGGTGGGCTGATCGCGGCAACATGGATAGACTACCATATTTACCAGAGAACGGCACGCCATTTTTATGTGGTGAATCTGCTGCTACTGACTCTCGTGCTCATTTTTGCGCATAAGACGAATGGAGCTGCCCGTTGGATACGGATCGCCGGCTTCGAGTTTCAGCCCTCCGAAACGGCAAAACTCTTTACGATATTGACGTTAGGAACCTACCTTACGAGGCATCAAGAGACCATAGGTAGCTGGCGTACGCTGCTTGCATCGCTTGGTCATATTCTTATACCCACCCTGCTGATCTTTAAACAACCCGATTTCGGCACATCGCTGGTGCTTGTGGCTATTTGGGCGGGCATGGTGTTCCTTGCTGGGGCCGATCCGCGCAAGATAGGTGTCCTTGCCCTCACCGGTGTGGCGCTCTTTGCCCTCGTATGGCATTCCAACAAGATCATTCGTCCCTACCAAAAAGAGCGCCTCACGATCTTCCTTGACCCCCAGGCCGATCCGTCGGGATCGGGCTACCATGTGGTGCAAGCCCGCATCGCCATAGGTTCCGGTCGCATTTGGGGCAAGGGGCTATTGCATAGCACCCAAGTGAAGGGGGGGTTCATTCCAGAGAAGCAGACAGACTTCATTTTTACCGATATCGGTGAGGAGTTAGGATTGGTAGGGGGTATTGGGGTGATTTTGTTGTATGGGGGACTGCTCTGGCGAGGGTATAAGATCATTGCCGAGGTAGATGAGGACACTTATGGGAAACTTGTAGCAACCGGCGTTGTGACCATGATCGCGTTCCATGTGGTTGTGAATATCGGAATGAACGTCGGAATTGTGCCAGTAGCTGGCGTTCCTCTGCCGCTAATTTCTGCCGGAGGAAGCAACGTATTGGTTACCCTATTTAGCATTGGGCTGTTAGAGAGCATCTCCGTGCACAAGCATCAGTTGCTGTTCTAG
- a CDS encoding DUF1559 domain-containing protein: MNPKQRGFTLIELLVVIAIIAILAAILFPVFAQAREKARAITCLSNMKQIGTGLMMYLQDYDETYPMDQYFSDPGTWKDQHYWHDSIYPYIKNGDRYANAAGNLVTWGQGGIFHCPSFPSNQSGQYGINNSISNDGWCPWNPPSNVHVATEAALPTPASTIVIAEKGQNDAPWGFAVFDSAEWAWTDYVAPVNGVPTHNGPHYDLDQSMNHDCDYTNTNGSGTWDGCGLFPRYRHTNTTNVAFCDGHAKAMTRGSINWYYNIYPGPTGVGPTIYEPY, from the coding sequence ATGAACCCTAAACAGCGAGGTTTTACCCTCATTGAGCTGCTCGTGGTTATCGCGATTATAGCGATATTAGCAGCTATTCTCTTTCCCGTCTTTGCCCAAGCCCGTGAAAAGGCGCGTGCCATTACTTGCCTCTCCAACATGAAGCAAATAGGTACCGGGCTTATGATGTACCTACAGGATTATGATGAAACCTACCCCATGGATCAGTACTTCTCTGACCCAGGAACCTGGAAAGATCAACACTATTGGCACGACTCGATCTACCCCTACATCAAAAACGGCGATCGCTATGCCAACGCGGCCGGTAACTTGGTGACCTGGGGACAGGGTGGCATCTTCCACTGTCCTTCCTTCCCTAGCAACCAAAGCGGACAGTACGGCATCAACAACAGCATCTCCAATGATGGTTGGTGCCCTTGGAACCCTCCGAGCAACGTGCACGTCGCCACCGAAGCAGCGCTGCCCACCCCGGCATCCACCATTGTGATCGCGGAAAAAGGACAAAATGACGCCCCCTGGGGCTTTGCGGTATTCGACTCTGCCGAGTGGGCATGGACGGACTATGTGGCGCCGGTAAACGGTGTTCCCACGCACAACGGCCCCCACTATGATCTTGACCAGAGCATGAATCACGACTGCGACTATACAAACACCAATGGCTCAGGGACTTGGGATGGGTGTGGCCTCTTCCCACGCTACCGGCATACCAACACCACCAACGTAGCCTTCTGCGACGGACACGCAAAAGCGATGACCCGTGGAAGCATCAACTGGTATTACAACATCTATCCCGGGCCTACCGGTGTTGGGCCTACCATCTATGAACCCTACTAA
- a CDS encoding hypothetical protein (major outer membrane lipoprotein; interacts with peptidoglycan to maintain the integrity of the cell envelope), whose translation MQYPIYRLGLALVLFGLLAGCSGSNNAYIDSSKQKLSNGASSLANQQIQQIENNPHIPPAAKAAAINQIRSHQNFGPGKP comes from the coding sequence ATGCAATATCCTATCTATAGACTCGGCCTTGCCTTAGTGCTTTTCGGCCTTCTAGCCGGCTGCAGCGGCAGCAATAACGCCTATATCGACTCCTCTAAGCAAAAGCTATCTAACGGGGCCAGTAGCCTCGCAAATCAGCAAATTCAACAAATAGAAAACAACCCTCACATCCCACCGGCAGCTAAAGCCGCAGCAATCAACCAAATTCGTAGCCATCAAAATTTCGGGCCAGGAAAACCCTAG
- a CDS encoding phytanoyl-CoA dioxygenase family protein: protein MRLLTTEQIEAFREEGVLVVEDVFSEADLAPVIAEYADWIDRKAKQLAEEGKIKDLYPEAPFERRIALLYAQCPQITEGLDIMYVRGPATFTFLHNERLLDIAEQLIGPEITCNPIQHIRSKVPAALTGEGSGFYNVPWHQDAAVTWEEADSSNIITFWIPLADATVENGCMEVMPKAWKLGYLPHQAEGGTTIRPECLPNIQPRPVPVRKGGMVIMHRHTPHRSTPNYTDQVRWSLDLRYQPTGEPTGRPFHPDFVVRSRKNPQSVLWDYEKWCALWEQALANSKGMKAHRV, encoded by the coding sequence ATGAGATTGTTAACAACAGAACAGATCGAAGCTTTCCGAGAAGAAGGGGTTCTGGTCGTTGAAGACGTCTTCTCCGAAGCAGATCTCGCCCCAGTTATAGCGGAGTACGCCGACTGGATCGATCGGAAAGCCAAACAGCTTGCAGAGGAAGGCAAAATCAAAGACCTCTACCCTGAGGCCCCCTTCGAACGCCGCATCGCCCTTCTCTACGCACAGTGCCCTCAAATTACCGAAGGGTTGGATATCATGTATGTCCGAGGGCCTGCCACGTTCACGTTTCTTCATAATGAGCGCCTGCTCGATATCGCTGAGCAGCTTATCGGGCCGGAAATCACCTGTAATCCCATTCAACATATCCGCTCTAAAGTACCAGCAGCGCTTACAGGAGAAGGAAGTGGCTTTTACAACGTGCCCTGGCATCAGGATGCCGCCGTTACTTGGGAAGAAGCCGACAGCTCCAACATCATCACCTTCTGGATTCCTTTAGCCGATGCCACGGTAGAAAACGGCTGTATGGAGGTGATGCCCAAAGCATGGAAACTTGGCTACCTTCCTCATCAGGCCGAAGGAGGTACCACGATTCGTCCGGAGTGCCTTCCAAACATCCAACCCAGACCGGTACCTGTGCGCAAGGGCGGCATGGTGATTATGCACCGCCATACCCCACACCGCTCTACCCCTAACTACACCGACCAGGTGCGCTGGAGCCTCGATCTACGCTATCAGCCTACCGGTGAGCCAACTGGTCGCCCTTTCCATCCCGATTTTGTGGTAAGAAGCCGCAAAAACCCTCAAAGCGTGCTATGGGACTACGAGAAATGGTGTGCGCTGTGGGAGCAGGCTTTGGCCAATTCCAAAGGAATGAAAGCCCATCGTGTATGA
- a CDS encoding DUF6785 family protein, with translation MSAETLPPSAKATAQISTPRSQRGIGITRRALVIGVLLIPLMCFWNEYTEIVAQATDLAAMSLIIAVVFALFVILLINFMLKRYLPKYALTQAEIMYIYIMQTTSIGISGIGMMQFLNTFLADVFYYGTPENHWKEKLLPAVRPWLLPKESVVKAYFTGQSSFWRLDHILGWLSPILVWSAYIVVLLGVMLCMAALFRRQWADQERLSFPITQLPLEISKEGWASDLFSNRLLWIGFLIPVVLESLASLNYLYPNIPFIPIKPSDPRLDLTPLFSNPPWNGVGTLQLSFYPLVIGLTYFLPLDVAFSLWFFYLFGKMENVMATAFGYHQPGASMAAADMPYLGEQSAGAFIMVALFALYGARRHIKAAARSLFSRVQRRQLDDANEPLPYPLALVGTIGGLIFLVVFGMAIGMSWWVPVLFFILFYFYVITFTRMRAEAGLPWGFGPDMNVHNLMRAAGGTQAFTPANQIGLNILLWQDLDMRTTQMPNHLEAMKIGESTRMNLRHVAAVIMVAIVVGTLSSWAAVLTCYYQYGAATAKVNDWRTYMGKVPWTTMKDWLDNPVRPNLARMEGVGVGMLVTAFLIFMRSRFVWWPFHPIGYAVSGTFTMAWLWCATLVGWLLKALIIRYGGMSSYRRYLPFFIGLILGDYITGSVWAIYGSVTGIHTYRCFPI, from the coding sequence GTGAGCGCCGAAACCTTACCGCCTAGCGCTAAGGCGACAGCACAAATTTCTACTCCTCGTTCTCAACGAGGAATCGGCATTACGCGTCGCGCTCTCGTCATCGGGGTATTGCTGATTCCGCTCATGTGTTTTTGGAACGAGTACACCGAGATCGTGGCACAGGCCACCGACCTGGCCGCCATGTCGCTGATCATTGCTGTTGTTTTTGCTCTTTTCGTTATTTTACTTATCAACTTTATGCTCAAACGCTATCTGCCTAAATATGCGCTCACCCAGGCCGAGATCATGTACATCTACATCATGCAGACGACCTCCATTGGCATCTCTGGCATCGGTATGATGCAGTTTCTCAATACCTTTTTAGCGGATGTCTTCTACTATGGCACCCCGGAGAACCACTGGAAGGAGAAGCTGCTACCTGCAGTGAGACCCTGGCTACTCCCGAAGGAGAGCGTGGTTAAAGCCTACTTCACTGGTCAATCGAGCTTTTGGCGCCTCGATCACATTCTAGGTTGGCTCTCTCCCATTCTGGTATGGTCGGCTTATATCGTTGTTTTGCTGGGAGTGATGCTCTGCATGGCGGCGCTTTTTCGGCGGCAGTGGGCCGATCAGGAGCGACTGAGTTTTCCTATCACGCAGCTGCCCCTCGAAATCAGCAAGGAGGGATGGGCGAGCGATCTGTTCTCTAATCGTTTGCTCTGGATAGGTTTTCTTATTCCCGTCGTGCTGGAGTCGCTCGCCTCGCTCAACTACCTGTACCCCAACATCCCTTTCATCCCCATTAAGCCAAGCGATCCGCGGCTCGATCTCACGCCTCTGTTTAGCAATCCTCCCTGGAATGGGGTTGGCACGCTGCAACTCTCTTTCTACCCCCTTGTCATCGGGCTAACCTACTTTTTGCCTTTAGATGTGGCGTTTTCGCTCTGGTTCTTCTATCTCTTTGGCAAAATGGAGAATGTGATGGCTACCGCTTTCGGCTACCACCAGCCCGGTGCTAGCATGGCCGCCGCCGATATGCCTTATTTAGGGGAGCAGTCCGCAGGTGCGTTTATTATGGTGGCGCTTTTCGCGCTTTACGGAGCTAGGCGGCATATTAAAGCGGCGGCGCGGAGCCTCTTTTCCAGGGTTCAACGACGGCAACTCGACGACGCCAACGAACCGTTGCCCTATCCTCTTGCCTTAGTGGGAACGATTGGAGGGCTGATCTTCTTGGTGGTCTTCGGCATGGCCATTGGAATGAGTTGGTGGGTGCCGGTTTTGTTCTTCATTCTGTTTTATTTCTACGTCATCACCTTTACTCGGATGCGAGCGGAGGCCGGCCTGCCATGGGGATTTGGGCCGGATATGAACGTACACAACCTCATGCGAGCCGCCGGCGGTACACAGGCATTTACCCCTGCCAACCAAATCGGGCTTAATATTCTGCTGTGGCAAGACCTTGATATGCGCACCACTCAGATGCCCAATCACTTAGAGGCCATGAAGATCGGGGAGAGCACACGAATGAATCTGCGCCATGTGGCCGCAGTCATTATGGTGGCGATTGTGGTGGGCACCCTCTCCTCTTGGGCTGCTGTGCTCACCTGCTACTATCAGTATGGAGCTGCCACGGCCAAGGTCAACGACTGGCGTACCTACATGGGCAAAGTGCCTTGGACGACCATGAAAGACTGGCTGGACAACCCCGTGCGTCCCAACCTTGCTCGCATGGAGGGGGTAGGGGTCGGCATGTTGGTAACCGCTTTTCTTATCTTTATGCGTTCTCGGTTTGTTTGGTGGCCGTTTCACCCGATAGGCTATGCGGTCTCAGGCACATTCACCATGGCGTGGCTGTGGTGTGCAACCCTTGTCGGTTGGCTACTGAAAGCGCTCATCATTCGGTATGGCGGCATGAGCTCTTATCGGCGCTATCTGCCTTTCTTCATCGGGCTTATTTTAGGGGACTACATTACCGGCAGCGTTTGGGCCATCTATGGGTCTGTTACCGGCATCCACACCTACCGATGCTTCCCGATCTAG
- a CDS encoding type II secretion system protein: MQVKPFAKSAQSAFTLIELLVVIAIIAILAAILFPVFAQAREKARQISCASNLRQIGLATQMYLEDYDETFPLYVYYDATGAEYWMGHITGTYPNETCDLTKGPLYPYMKNKEMQRCPDWTGQLLYGADIGYGYNWGYLGSDCYMNTACMSGQLWPPVNPASLASLSAPADKIVFSDSGYYNAPWYGGNGQMVETPAIDPPSQWYGTPTMDFRHVDSHKTVNTQTQTITEYGLANIVWGDGHVKPLHQSQVTDAMFTRD, from the coding sequence ATGCAAGTCAAACCCTTTGCGAAGAGCGCCCAGAGCGCCTTCACCCTCATAGAGCTGCTAGTTGTTATAGCGATAATCGCTATATTAGCAGCTATTCTCTTTCCCGTCTTCGCGCAAGCGCGGGAAAAGGCGCGCCAGATCAGCTGCGCTTCCAATCTGCGCCAAATTGGCCTTGCCACCCAAATGTACCTCGAAGACTACGATGAAACCTTTCCCCTCTACGTTTACTACGATGCCACGGGTGCCGAATACTGGATGGGCCACATTACCGGCACCTATCCTAACGAAACGTGCGACCTAACCAAAGGCCCTCTCTATCCCTATATGAAGAACAAGGAGATGCAGCGCTGCCCCGATTGGACAGGACAGCTGCTTTACGGGGCCGACATCGGCTACGGTTACAACTGGGGCTATCTCGGCTCGGACTGTTACATGAACACCGCCTGCATGAGCGGACAACTATGGCCACCGGTCAACCCAGCCTCCTTAGCTTCTCTTAGCGCCCCTGCTGACAAGATCGTGTTCTCCGATTCGGGCTACTACAACGCCCCTTGGTACGGCGGAAACGGCCAGATGGTGGAGACTCCTGCCATTGACCCGCCAAGTCAGTGGTACGGCACCCCAACGATGGATTTCCGCCATGTTGACTCGCACAAAACCGTAAACACTCAGACGCAGACCATTACCGAGTACGGGTTAGCGAACATCGTATGGGGTGACGGGCATGTGAAACCTCTGCATCAGTCACAGGTTACCGACGCCATGTTCACGCGAGACTAA
- a CDS encoding ankyrin repeat domain-containing protein, producing the protein MSLRTAYGKGLRTVELLLKYGADVNQRDDTGNTALFNACVAFCYPLAKVLVKAKANVNLTGGWGETPLTWAINSIHVSLCRLLLEVGVYPSREDGLGECPF; encoded by the coding sequence ATGAGCCTTCGGACGGCATACGGGAAAGGGCTGCGTACTGTAGAGCTGTTACTAAAGTACGGAGCGGATGTAAACCAAAGGGATGACACAGGAAACACAGCATTATTTAATGCTTGCGTTGCGTTTTGTTATCCGTTGGCAAAGGTGTTAGTGAAGGCGAAGGCCAATGTCAATTTAACTGGAGGGTGGGGAGAAACACCCCTCACATGGGCAATAAATAGTATTCATGTATCCCTCTGTCGTTTGCTGCTAGAGGTAGGAGTTTATCCGAGCCGTGAGGACGGACTTGGAGAGTGTCCCTTCTAA